Below is a window of Vulpes vulpes isolate BD-2025 chromosome 14, VulVul3, whole genome shotgun sequence DNA.
agcatccTGAAATCCcggcaccccagcaccccagcatcccACCACCCTGTAACCCCAGCATACCAGCACCCTGGCATCCCAGCACCCCGGCACCCCAGCATCCTGGCATCCTGGCACCCTGGCATCCTGGCACCCCGGCATCCGGCGCCCCAGGATCCCACCACCCTAGCACTCCAGCACCCcggcatcccagcaccccagaatcCCAGCATCCTGGCACCCCAGCATCCTGGCATCCGggcaccctggcaccccagcaTTCCGGCATCCCAGTGCCCTGGCACACCAGCACCCCGACATCCCAGCATCCTGGCACACCAGCACCGCAACATCCCAGCACCCTAGCACCCTGACATCCCAGCATCCCGGCACGCCAGCACCCTGACATCCCAGCACCCCATCACCCTAGCATCCTGgcaccccagcatcccagcacCGCGGCACCCCTGCACCCTGGCAGCTCAGCACTCCAGCATCCCAGCACCCCGGCATCCCagcatccaggcaccccagcatcccagcaccctggcatcccagcaccccagcatccTGAAATCCcggcaccccagcaccccagcatcccACCACCCTGTAACCCCAGCATACCAGCACCCCGGCATCCcagcatcccagcaccccagcatcccGGCATCCTGGCACCCTGGCATCCCGGCACCCCGGCATCCGGCGCCCCAGGATCCCACCACCCTAGCACTCCAGCACCCcggcatcccagcaccccagaatcCCAGCATCCTGGCACCCCAGCATCCTGGCATCTGGGCACCCTGGCACACCAGCACCCCAACATCCCAGCATCCTGGCACACCAGCACCGcagcatcccagcaccccagcatcccagcacCGCATCACCCtggcatccaggcaccccagcatcccagcaccctggcatcccgggaccccagcatCCCGGCACCCCTGCATCCCAGCACCCCGGCACCCCAGCACCCcggcaccccagcaccccagcacccccccaGCGCACCTCCAGCCCAGGCTCCCGCGGTCCGTGCGCGCAGCCGGGCCCACCTCTGGGGCACCCATCACCGCCGAGCGAGGCGCGTGGGAGGTCGGCCCTCCGCGTGGGGGTCCCGGAGCGCTGTGCTTAGTGACTGGGTCCGCGGCGGGGCctgggcgcgggggcgggggcgggggcgggggcggccgggcccCTCGACACGGGCCGGGGCGCGCCGACCaccggggccgggggagggccGAGGGCCcctggggcgcggggcggcgggagggcgggcgCGGGCCCCCGCGGGAGcgcccggggctgcaggtgcgGGGACCCGCCTCCTCGGGAGGCCGCGGcgccccgggcgggggcggggcgggggtgcggggcggggcgggccggacGCCTCCCCGCGCGAGGAAGTCCCGGCCCCGCGCTTTGGGGAAGTGCGGCCCGCGCCTGCGCACTgcggcccgcgccccctccccggccggcGGCGGGACCTCTGCgcggggctgcggcggcggcggggccgggagcgCGGCCGGTGAGTGCGCGCGGGGGGGGACGGCGGCCGCGGGGGGCTGGAGCCCGGACCGCGCCGCGGGGACCGCGGGCCCACGTGGacccgggcggcggcgggagcggagCCGGTGCCccgcgcggggggagggggcgccgccgccggTTCCCCTTTCTGCAGCTCGGAGCCGGGGAAGTGATTGCTCAAGGGGGGGCCGGAAGAGCCCCGGTTTCCGCGcctcccgcccccggcccggcggGGAGGGCCCGGCGGGACGCcctgcgcgcccccgccccgcgcctggCAGCCGCTCGCTCCGGGCTGACCGGGCTCCCGCCGCCTCCAGACCCGCCGAGGGCCTCGCGCCCGCGGACCCGGGTCGCTGCAGCGCCCTTCGGCAGCGGGCGGGGCCCCGCGGAACCGGCCCTCGCGCCCGCGCCTCGCCCCGGGCGATGGTGAGTGGGGCGCgcggccaggccccgggggcgtCGGGCCCCGAGTGGGAGCCGCGCCCCCCGGCAGACCCCGCGGCGGGGAGCGGAGGAGGGAGACAGGTCGGCGGCCCCGCGGCCTGGGGgcgggcgagggcgagggcgagggtcCCCCGGGCCACAGAGGTCGGGCCCAGGCCGGGGCTGCCCCACCCATcactggggcgggggcgggggcggcgagGGGAGGCGGGCGCCAGAAGCAGGGGAGCGCCCCTGTCAACCCTCCGCCTAAAGGTTATGGCATTTTTTTCTGGGATTGtcacattttcttattctttttttggacTGGGCGGGCTCAGGGacgttctttttccttctgtggaGCAGAGTAGCAGCAGCTCCCAAGGGAGCCTCGGTCCCCAGAGGCCAGGCTCACTGCCCGTCCAGCCTCCCCCATCCCAGACTTGGGGGCCAGAGCCCAAGGGCTGGGAAAGGGGACCGAGTCCCTTTCCAGCTGCCAGGCGGAGGGGCAGGAGCCCTGTGCACACCCCGTGCGACCTCAGGAGACAGCGGGTGAACAGGAGACCCCACCAGCCCGGGGCGGTGTAGGCATCCACTCCAGGACCCCCGGCTCGTGGGCGCCCTGAGACCGGGCCCCTCCTCCAGTTCAGAGCAGAGCCCTGGGGTGCCAGGGAGTGGAGTGGGATGGGGCCCTGCCCCCACTCGCAGCGGGTAGGGgtgtggaggaggaagagcagtTCTCTGCCTGGCTACCAGACCTGGGGGTTGCCACACCCCTTCCTTTCCCTACAAGCTTGACCCCTGAAGGAAAGGCAGGCTGGGGCCCAGTTTGAGGGTCCCCCCTCCACAATTTCAGGGAAAGCAGGCAGCTGGCCAGGGCCCTCAGCCCAGGGAACCCCACACTCTGCCCTAGATCTGGGTCAGGGCAGGGCCTCTGCGTGCCCAGGCCCCGGAGGCAAGGGTGCCCTGAGCGTGCCTGAGTCAGGCCCTGTACCTCTGAGCACGGCTCCCGGCGCCCCCGGCATCCCCGCcgctccctccttcccacctgcGAGACCCCAGCAGCCAGCAGGCCACGTGGGCCAGGCGGGGGTTGAAAGGCCACAGGCCCAGGGGTGATGTGATAATTACACGAGAAAACGAAGTGAAAGCAAGTCCTGAACCTGCTGGCCACCGGGACGGGAGTGGGGGCAGGCATGGGGGGGTCACAAAGGCCGTGCGGGGGAGCAGCCGGGCCCTGGGGTCCTCACCCCGGCtagggcaggcagaggcaggtgCCGTGGTGGGAAAGCATTCAGACTGCCCCCGGGGCACTGATCGGCCACCCCGGTGTGGACTCTGGGATCCGCATGGACTCTGGGATCCGTGGTTGGCCTCGGGGACGGGGGGCTGCTCGGGCTCCTCACCCCCGCTGGGGGCTTCAGGGCCCAGTGCCCCCTGCACGCCTGCACCTTGAAACGTGGGCACAGGCATTGTAAACAATGCTGACCCGCACCCCCTCTGGGGATCCCGCACCTTGACCCTGGGAGCTGGACACCCCGACCCATTGCTGccctcctccccgctcccctccctgACTGGCACCCCAGGCTGCGCTGGCTTCCACCgcctggtggggctgggggaagggaggctgggaggccctGGGTGTGGTAAGGTGCCCGCTGGGGGTTGGGGTGCCAGGGGCAGCGTCTGGGCCTCAGGACCCCTGCATCCCCACGAGGCGCCTGGCCCTCCTCACCGTGCCCTGCTGCGTTCCCCACACCCCCAGACCCTCAAGTCCTGCCCCACACGCAGGCTGCAGGCTGGGCAGCTGCGAACAGGCTGGAATCCTCCGGGGCCGAGGGCAgatctgggcacctgggggggcaaGCCCTCCCCACCTCGCCCACTCCCTACAGAAAACCCAGAATGGAGGGAGCATTAGGCTGATAGCCCCAGACTCTTGGGGCCCCCCAGGCCCCTTGGGAGGGGCCAGGAGCCGGAAACCAAGAAAGAGGAACCCAGACTTCCGGCTTCCCAGGGACCGAGCAAACGGGGGTGTCCCAGAACCTCCTGTGGAGATCTTGTCTGGCCCCTCCTCACCGCCCCTGCCCTTGCTCGCTGTCCCggtgcaggtgggggcaggggagcaggccCCTCGGGCTCttgggcggagggagaggcaagTAGAGACTGTCGTCTCAGGTTCTCAGCGGGAACCCCCACCTCTCTTCTCAGACCCCCAGGCTGTGGTGAGGGTCCCGGAGCCAGCACCACGGAGCCCGGGCGacctcctccacccacccatgCCCACCCCGCATGAGGCTGAGAAGCAGGTgcaccacctccacccctgcctctgcccccttgTGGGAACCGGGGCGGGGGGACGAGGAGTTGGGGGACCCTCGACTGCCTGGGAGGCCGGAAGGGTGACACCAGGGGAGTTGGGGGGAGGTGTGCGGGCCCCAGGTTCTGGGCTGGAGCTGAGGAGGCCCCTGTGTCGCCAGCACGCAGGGCCAGAGGAGGCAGGCCGGCCCCCCTCGATGTCCAGTCATGACGCGGcccccccggctgcccccagCCGCAACCCCTGCTGCTTGTGCTGGTGTTGCTGTTGCAGCTGCTCCTGGTATGTGGGGACGGGGAAGGGGTGAACACACCTGGTAcgtggggagcggggaggggagggggtacaCACCTGGGGCCCAGCGTCCTGCCCGCAGACCCTCCGGTGCCTTCCCAGGGGCCACCCGAGGGCAGGACGCCTCTGCCGCCCACGGCTCTCACGCAGGGGCTGCCGGGCCTGCTGACCGTGGCCACTGCCCCGACGCCATGTGGGCCTTCATGCCCGGCGGCTCCCGCAAAGGTGTGTCATGCGCACACCTGGCCAGGCCACCGCCTGTGTGCTCAGCCGGAGCTGGCCCCGGGGGCCTACCGAGCAGGGCCCCGGCCTGGGGGCGAGGGGGAGAGCGTCCCGAGCAGCTCCCTAGGGTGGGCCCCGCGGTCACCAGCTCTGTGGCCCGTGGAGGGCTGTCGGGGGCGTGCACGTGCCACAGAGGCCTGGCCCGACTCGGGCGCTGTGGGGACCTGGAGGGAGACCCGCTGAGCCGTGAGCACCCAGGCCTGAGCGGGGCCGGGGCCGTGAATCGGGCCTCGCAGAGGACTCGGCTGTGGGGTCCAGCGGGTGGGGTAGGAGAGGAACCGAGGCCTGTGTGGAGCTAGGGTTGagaggtcgtgaccccggggagAGACGGGCGCAGGCAGGGCCCGGCCGGGGCTTTCCTGCGGCAGGAGCAGCGCCTCTGGGTGTGGGGGGGCAGCcagggagacagaggaaggggtgAAGCCCCGGGGCTGGAGTGCAGCCtgggtcctgggggtgggggtgggggtgggggctgcccagCTGCGGCCTGGCCCGCGCCCTCACGCCCCGCGTCTGGGCCCGTGCGCGCACACGCGTGGGCCGAGGCCGGGTGCGCCAGGCAGGCCGTGCCACCTTCCGTCTGCGCCAGGAACGAGGAGCGGCGGCGCGCGTGGCGGGCCTCCCGGGACAACAAgctgcagcccctgcccagcTGTGAGGCGTGGTAGGTGCGGCCGGCgcggcccgggcggggcgggggcgcgggcggggcgcgggcctgACTCCCCGCGGGACTGCCCACAGCGCCACGCCAAGCCCCGAGGAGGTGCGGAGCTGGGCGCAGTCGTTCGACAAGCTGATGCACAGCCCGGCGGGCCGCGGCGTGTTCCGGGAGTTCCTGCGCACGGAGTACAGCGAGGAGAACATGCTCTTCTGGCTGGCGTGCGAGGAGCTCAAGGCCGAGGCCAACCAGCACGTGGTGGACGAGAAGGCCAGGCTCATCTACGAGGACTACGTGTCCATCCTGTCCCCCAAGGAGGTGCACCGCCTTGGGGAccgagggcggggggagggcgggaCACCCCGGGCCCCTGACCCCGCGTACTGCCCCACAGGTGAGCCTGGACTCCCGGGTGCGGGAAGGCATCAACAAGAAGATGCAGGAGCCGTCCGCGCACACCTTCGACGACGCGCAGCTGCAGATCTACACGCTCATGCACCGGGACTCCTACCCCCGTTTCCTCAGCTCCCCCACCTACCGCGCCCTGCTGCTCCGGGGGAGCTCCCAGTCCTCCCACGAGGCCTAGGCCGCCCGGCACAGCAGCACCGACACGGACCCTGGCGGGGGGCAAAGACTCGGTGACCCGCACCAGTGTGTGTGTCAGCAGGCGTCCGGCACGCCCGCGGGCGCAGCACCCCTGGGGGCGGCCCCGGATGGGAGCCCCCGAGGTCCCGCCGAGGGGCAGGTGTGAGGGCCTCCGGGACGCTGGCTGGCCGAGGGCTCCTGCCGGGGCTCCTGTGCAGGGAGAACGGCCCCCCGGGGGGCAGCGGTCACGGATCCAGAAGCCTCCCCAGGCAGCCAGACCTTGACAGACGCCTTAGATGGGAAGCAGAGCCTCCGTACAGTCGAGCTGTGACGCAAGGACACCCTCCAACTCACGCTGTCTGCACCCAGATCAGACCCAGAACCTCAGAACTAGGCTCAAGGCAACAGGAgccagtttcttttttatattttcattaattttaaaccTGGAAACATGTCCTTactgtattttatcaaaaaaaagaaaaagatgttttcatatttatctcCATTCCTTCTTCATCCAAAATAGGATCTTAttattgaagatatttttaaagcaaatgtctctcctttctttccacatttGGGGGGAGACTCAAGAAAGAACAACTGTCCCAGATCCAGGAGCAGCCCCAGAAGGGGCTTGGCCCCCGTGACGACGCACAGGGGCGTCCTCCTGGCCTCCTCGAGGCTCATGCTTGCCACCCATTACCTGAATTTCCGGGAGGTGAAGCAACTCAAAGCTGCAGCGGGTGCGGGGCCCACCCCATCCAGTCCACCATCAGGCACAGAGTCAGGGTGGGGACAGGTCGCCATGGATGGCTGGGGGCCCCTGATCTACAGGGCCTGGGGAGGTCGTGAGCCCTGGGGTCCCGTGTGCCGAAGGCCACCTCCCCAACCCCGTGTCTGTGCGTGCCCCTGCGTGCGGCCAGTCTGCCCCCGGGGTTCTGGAATCCCAGGGCCCCTCTCAGGGCCAGTGGGCTCTTCCCTCCATCTCTGTTCCATCAGGGCCAAGCCCAAGTGTCACCTGATCCCCAGGAGGAGAGTGGTcccagggaagggggcagggccGGACGTGGGGCTTGGGGGACCCAGCTCACAGCCCAGGACTGCTGGTCCACCAGAGCCAAGGGCCAGGACAGCACAATggcaaaaagaaacatttaataatttggggaaaagaaaaaaggtatacGCCAGGCGGGGGTGCCGGGGGCACAGCCCCGTGGGGTGCTCGGGTGGGCTCAGGGCGGGTCTCGAGAAGCTGTGTCTGTCGACAGGACGCGGGGAAGGCCGCGGCAATGTGCTGGCCACAGCCCGAAGCTTCGCACACATCTCGAGGAGGGCTCAGCAGAACTGCAGCGGACGGATGAGAGGTGTCAACCCAagacccccgggacccccgcggACCCAGAGGCAGGGCTGCCCCGTTTCACATCACGAAGACCCCACAGGACCCCAGACGCCCACCTACCTTCCAGCGATTTCCACACTCGTTGCAGACAACGAAGGTGGTCATGGGCTCATCAGAGCTTCGGGTCTGCACCTGCGGGGAGGGCTGCGGTGAGGGggggccacccaggccccaggggctCAGTCACTTGGAGCAGGTCTTCCCGAGAGTCACAGTGCGGGGAGACCATCCGTATCCTCGGGCAACGCTGGCATCGTAGCCCCTCGACCCCCCGGGGGACCCCACACCTCCTCTCCTCACCAGGGACCTCACC
It encodes the following:
- the RGS19 gene encoding regulator of G-protein signaling 19 isoform X3, yielding MHAGPEEAGRPPSMSSHDAAPPAAPSRNPCCLCWCCCCSCSWNEERRRAWRASRDNKLQPLPSCEACATPSPEEVRSWAQSFDKLMHSPAGRGVFREFLRTEYSEENMLFWLACEELKAEANQHVVDEKARLIYEDYVSILSPKEVSLDSRVREGINKKMQEPSAHTFDDAQLQIYTLMHRDSYPRFLSSPTYRALLLRGSSQSSHEA
- the RGS19 gene encoding regulator of G-protein signaling 19 isoform X1; translated protein: MPTPHEAEKQHAGPEEAGRPPSMSSHDAAPPAAPSRNPCCLCWCCCCSCSWNEERRRAWRASRDNKLQPLPSCEACATPSPEEVRSWAQSFDKLMHSPAGRGVFREFLRTEYSEENMLFWLACEELKAEANQHVVDEKARLIYEDYVSILSPKEVSLDSRVREGINKKMQEPSAHTFDDAQLQIYTLMHRDSYPRFLSSPTYRALLLRGSSQSSHEA
- the RGS19 gene encoding regulator of G-protein signaling 19 isoform X2, which gives rise to MSSHDAAPPAAPSRNPCCLCWCCCCSCSWNEERRRAWRASRDNKLQPLPSCEACATPSPEEVRSWAQSFDKLMHSPAGRGVFREFLRTEYSEENMLFWLACEELKAEANQHVVDEKARLIYEDYVSILSPKEVSLDSRVREGINKKMQEPSAHTFDDAQLQIYTLMHRDSYPRFLSSPTYRALLLRGSSQSSHEA